The proteins below come from a single Geobacillus thermoleovorans genomic window:
- a CDS encoding spore germination protein, with protein sequence MGWFSFWKKKKKRPAQRNLSQLWEKLRQSSDFVEVSFVVGGKELSIYYFDSLVDPQVLQERIFCHLQNDIPQHPNVRLEDLQQIVPIQRIEVSEDTALIEEKVLKGFVAVTFREQPNKAALMGAAAENLGLRENNDSENEFSVVGPKVGFVENVGVNLHLIRRQVVTPNLVFREMSIGSMSKTKVVIAYIDGVANPEVIQTVTQRLESIHFDVVFDNAILDQLLADNSRTPFPLFISTERIDRAIYALVSGQVAIFCDGSPYAVIGPAALFDFFTSPEDYYLPWVLGTFFRLIRFFGVAFSVLASPIYVAVLTYHYEMIPEDLLGPIIYSRSNVPFPPMLEVLFLEITIELLREAGARLPTKVAQTLGIVGGIVIGQATVDAGLTSTILLIVVALAALASFTTPIFKMSNTIRFIRFPFILFAAFWGGIGIIFAVCGLLIHLGRLQSFGYPYLLPFYPFRVRSFRDTFIRSPYSETAERPMFLRPRSRFRYDPNAAKQKRDIDE encoded by the coding sequence GTGGGTTGGTTCTCGTTTTGGAAGAAAAAGAAAAAGCGCCCCGCACAGAGGAATCTTTCGCAACTTTGGGAAAAGCTTCGGCAATCGAGCGATTTTGTCGAAGTGTCGTTTGTTGTCGGAGGCAAGGAGCTGTCGATTTACTATTTCGATTCGCTCGTTGATCCGCAAGTGCTGCAAGAGCGGATTTTTTGCCATTTGCAAAACGACATTCCCCAGCATCCGAACGTCCGATTGGAAGACTTGCAGCAAATCGTGCCGATTCAGCGCATTGAAGTGAGCGAAGACACGGCGCTGATTGAAGAGAAGGTGCTGAAAGGGTTTGTCGCTGTTACATTCCGCGAGCAACCGAACAAAGCGGCGCTCATGGGCGCCGCGGCTGAAAATTTGGGGCTTCGGGAAAACAATGATTCGGAAAACGAATTCAGCGTCGTTGGGCCCAAAGTCGGATTTGTGGAAAATGTCGGCGTCAACTTGCATCTCATCCGCCGGCAAGTGGTGACGCCAAATCTTGTGTTTCGGGAAATGTCGATCGGTTCGATGTCGAAAACGAAAGTGGTCATCGCCTACATCGACGGTGTCGCTAATCCGGAAGTCATTCAAACGGTGACGCAGCGGCTTGAGTCCATTCATTTTGACGTCGTGTTTGACAACGCTATTTTGGATCAGCTGCTCGCGGACAATTCGCGGACACCGTTTCCTCTTTTTATCTCGACCGAGCGGATCGACCGGGCCATTTATGCGCTTGTGTCGGGGCAGGTGGCCATTTTTTGCGACGGCTCCCCGTATGCCGTGATTGGCCCCGCCGCTCTCTTCGATTTTTTTACGTCGCCGGAAGACTATTATTTGCCATGGGTGCTCGGTACGTTTTTCCGGCTCATCCGGTTTTTCGGCGTTGCGTTTTCGGTGTTGGCGTCGCCGATTTATGTGGCGGTGCTGACGTATCATTATGAAATGATTCCCGAAGACTTGCTCGGCCCGATCATTTATTCACGCTCGAACGTGCCATTTCCGCCGATGCTCGAGGTGCTGTTTTTGGAAATTACGATTGAGCTGTTGCGCGAGGCCGGGGCGCGGCTGCCGACGAAAGTCGCGCAAACGCTCGGAATTGTCGGTGGGATTGTCATCGGGCAAGCAACCGTTGATGCCGGGCTGACGAGTACGATTTTGTTGATTGTCGTCGCGTTGGCGGCGCTCGCTTCGTTTACAACGCCGATTTTCAAAATGTCCAACACGATCCGGTTTATCCGGTTCCCGTTTATTTTGTTTGCCGCTTTCTGGGGCGGGATCGGCATCATCTTTGCTGTCTGTGGACTGCTCATTCATTTAGGGCGGCTGCAGTCGTTTGGTTATCCGTATTTGCTGCCGTTTTATCCATTTCGTGTTCGCAGCTTCCGCGATACATTCATTCGTTCGCCATACAGTGAAACGGCGGAGCGGCCGATGTTTCTTCGTCCGCGGTCGCGGTTTCGTTACGATCCGAATGCGGCGAAGCAAAAACGCGATATTGATGAGTAA
- the hepT gene encoding type VII toxin-antitoxin system HepT family RNase toxin: MKSDVILNKISVIERCLKRIREEYNGDPKNLQNYTKQDSIVLNLQRACEACIDLAMHIVAEQKFGLPQHSRDAFALLEEYGVISPAISKNMKAMVGFRNIAVHDYQQLNLGILQAIVEHHLDDFKQFTKAILDYAKKNS; this comes from the coding sequence ATGAAAAGTGATGTCATTTTAAACAAGATCAGCGTGATCGAACGCTGCCTGAAACGAATTCGTGAAGAATATAACGGCGATCCAAAAAATTTACAAAATTACACAAAACAAGATTCGATCGTTCTGAATTTACAGCGGGCGTGCGAGGCATGCATCGATTTGGCCATGCATATTGTGGCCGAGCAGAAATTCGGATTGCCGCAGCATAGCCGCGATGCGTTCGCCCTCCTTGAAGAGTACGGCGTAATCTCTCCTGCCATAAGCAAAAACATGAAGGCCATGGTCGGATTCCGCAACATCGCCGTTCACGACTATCAACAACTGAACCTTGGCATCTTGCAAGCCATCGTCGAACACCATCTTGATGATTTCAAACAATTTACGAAAGCCATCCTCGATTATGCTAAGAAAAACAGCTAG
- a CDS encoding YkvI family membrane protein codes for MKKKAEWSEAWQIAAVYVGTVIGAGFATGREIIEFFTRYGMAGTIGVAVSGVLFTWGGARLMVMARRIGAASYDELNRYLFGRMLSPFVTLVMTVMIAGVTAVMIAGAGAVFEEQIGWPRQAGVTLTLGLALLVMLFDRKGLFGVNVFVAPMMVLFSAIAFVKTIVAGDLCRPDMAAVDYSLKAMLSPFSYAAFNLAMAQAVLVPIAREATDERAVRRGAMLGGMVLTVLLLLNHMVLLSFPHKDDYDIPMAEVVHTFFTVLYWLYVVVIYGEIFTSVIGGMFGLARQVRVWAPLGGKWLGVLLVLLFAAVSPFHYGELLSFIYPLFGYMSLVLLWLLWRRQLPRR; via the coding sequence GTGAAGAAGAAAGCGGAATGGTCGGAAGCATGGCAAATCGCCGCTGTTTACGTCGGCACGGTGATTGGAGCGGGATTTGCGACTGGCAGGGAAATTATTGAATTTTTTACCCGCTACGGAATGGCTGGGACGATCGGGGTGGCGGTCAGCGGCGTTTTGTTCACATGGGGCGGCGCGCGCCTGATGGTGATGGCGCGCCGCATTGGAGCCGCGTCCTATGATGAATTGAATCGCTATTTGTTCGGAAGAATGTTGAGTCCGTTTGTGACGCTTGTGATGACGGTGATGATCGCGGGGGTGACGGCGGTGATGATCGCCGGGGCGGGTGCGGTGTTTGAAGAGCAGATCGGCTGGCCGAGGCAGGCGGGCGTCACGCTGACGCTCGGTTTGGCGCTTCTTGTCATGTTGTTTGACCGCAAAGGGCTGTTTGGCGTCAACGTGTTCGTCGCGCCGATGATGGTGCTGTTCAGCGCCATCGCCTTTGTGAAAACAATCGTGGCTGGCGATTTGTGCCGTCCGGACATGGCTGCGGTGGACTATTCCCTCAAGGCGATGTTGTCCCCGTTTTCCTATGCGGCCTTTAACTTGGCGATGGCCCAAGCGGTGCTTGTCCCCATCGCCCGCGAAGCGACCGATGAGCGAGCGGTGAGGCGCGGAGCGATGTTAGGCGGAATGGTGTTGACGGTTTTGCTGCTGTTGAACCATATGGTGCTGCTGTCGTTTCCACACAAGGACGATTATGATATTCCAATGGCCGAAGTCGTTCATACGTTTTTTACTGTGTTGTATTGGCTTTATGTCGTCGTCATTTACGGAGAAATTTTTACATCGGTCATCGGCGGCATGTTTGGGCTCGCACGTCAAGTGCGCGTTTGGGCGCCGCTTGGCGGGAAATGGCTGGGCGTGCTGCTCGTTTTGCTGTTTGCGGCGGTCAGCCCGTTTCATTACGGGGAGCTGCTGTCATTCATCTATCCGCTGTTTGGTTATATGAGTCTTGTGCTGTTGTGGCTTCTTTGGCGCCGGCAGCTGCCGCGCCGGTAA
- a CDS encoding Ger(x)C family spore germination protein — MRRGLAWVGALLLLGGCVSSRPIDEIQIIQQMGYDFENGRYTGTAVYPTFKQGPMTKPNMLTTTSPTIYDLIPRLSSKSALPIEEGQLRLILFGKEFARRGVTQITHSLARNNKVGSHLLLGVAEESAKELLKITAKTTLSDTLYLPNLVEQNEQSMNLPKTNLHLFLYRYFSPGSDPFLPYFEKKGDFVKLEGVALFRDDQYVGHVSLRDSFLMKILLGETKNGVYQLKVGNRGKQGEDRVMLQNLWAKPKYEWKRDGRRHVLDVFVHIHASVRDYPSWLDQPGGDLFADVKKKMQNELEHNMRRLFHYFQKKRIDPLGIGDFVRSVTRHWDSDAFYREYPDLDIRPHVTVDIVHTGIGE; from the coding sequence ATGAGGCGTGGGCTCGCATGGGTCGGTGCGCTGCTGTTGCTTGGCGGCTGCGTCAGTTCGCGGCCGATTGACGAAATTCAAATTATTCAACAGATGGGGTATGATTTCGAGAACGGCCGCTACACGGGCACTGCGGTGTACCCGACGTTCAAGCAAGGGCCGATGACAAAGCCGAATATGCTGACGACGACGTCGCCGACGATCTACGACTTGATTCCGCGCCTGTCATCGAAATCAGCGCTGCCGATTGAGGAAGGGCAGCTGCGCCTTATTTTGTTCGGCAAGGAGTTTGCTCGGCGGGGGGTGACGCAAATTACGCACAGCCTCGCGCGCAACAACAAAGTCGGCAGCCATTTGCTGCTTGGCGTAGCGGAAGAAAGCGCTAAGGAGCTGCTGAAAATCACGGCGAAAACGACGCTGAGCGATACGTTGTATTTGCCGAATCTTGTGGAGCAGAACGAGCAGTCGATGAACTTGCCGAAAACGAATTTGCACTTGTTTTTGTATCGCTATTTTTCCCCGGGGAGCGACCCTTTTTTGCCGTATTTTGAGAAAAAAGGAGATTTCGTCAAGCTTGAAGGGGTCGCGTTGTTTCGCGATGACCAATATGTCGGGCATGTAAGTTTGCGTGATTCGTTTTTAATGAAAATTTTGCTCGGGGAAACGAAAAACGGCGTCTACCAGCTGAAGGTTGGGAATCGCGGGAAACAGGGCGAGGATCGGGTGATGCTGCAAAACTTATGGGCGAAGCCGAAATATGAATGGAAGCGTGATGGAAGACGCCATGTGCTTGACGTGTTCGTCCATATCCATGCGTCGGTGAGGGATTACCCGTCATGGCTCGATCAGCCGGGAGGTGATTTGTTTGCTGATGTGAAGAAAAAGATGCAAAACGAATTGGAGCATAATATGCGCCGGTTATTCCACTATTTTCAGAAAAAACGGATTGACCCGCTCGGCATTGGCGATTTTGTTCGCAGCGTGACAAGACATTGGGATTCCGACGCGTTTTACCGCGAATACCCGGATCTAGACATCCGCCCGCACGTCACGGTGGATATCGTCCATACAGGCATTGGCGAATAA
- a CDS encoding FixH family protein, which translates to MRRHVGFAFAVVLLGMMIMAACTNHNKQAETPAVLEVKMDVPDHIDLNKPTKLACVVTYGGEKVDDASEVKFEVWKHGSSEREMLEAKHDGDGRYSVEKTFTQAGTYSVVAHVTARDMHNMPKKDIVAGNPEQAATADGARENSQGSAEENHHGAVAISLSSRSFEAGKPAALTVHLTKDGKPFTNATVRFEIWQADNKHEFVDADEKGNGEYEAMATFANKGTYSVKVHVEGSGGLHEHQVEQVTVQ; encoded by the coding sequence ATGAGAAGACATGTTGGTTTCGCGTTTGCTGTTGTACTTTTGGGGATGATGATCATGGCTGCTTGTACAAATCACAACAAGCAAGCCGAGACGCCGGCCGTGCTTGAAGTGAAAATGGATGTTCCGGATCACATCGATTTGAACAAACCGACCAAGCTCGCCTGCGTCGTGACGTACGGCGGTGAAAAAGTGGACGATGCGAGCGAAGTCAAGTTTGAAGTATGGAAACACGGAAGCAGCGAGCGGGAAATGCTTGAAGCGAAGCATGACGGCGATGGCCGCTACTCGGTGGAAAAAACATTTACCCAAGCGGGAACATATTCGGTCGTCGCCCATGTGACGGCGCGCGATATGCATAACATGCCGAAAAAAGATATTGTCGCCGGCAACCCGGAACAGGCGGCGACGGCCGACGGTGCGCGCGAAAATTCCCAAGGCAGTGCTGAAGAAAATCATCATGGCGCCGTCGCCATTTCGCTGTCGTCCCGTTCGTTCGAAGCCGGAAAACCGGCGGCATTGACCGTTCACCTCACCAAAGATGGGAAGCCGTTTACGAACGCCACCGTTCGCTTTGAGATTTGGCAGGCGGACAATAAGCATGAATTTGTGGATGCAGATGAAAAAGGAAACGGCGAATACGAAGCAATGGCCACGTTTGCCAACAAAGGAACGTATTCGGTGAAAGTGCACGTCGAAGGAAGCGGCGGGCTGCACGAACATCAAGTCGAACAAGTGACGGTTCAGTAA
- a CDS encoding ATP-dependent Clp protease ATP-binding subunit: MRCQACQQREATVFVNLQWNGEKQQLHLCHECYEKQKQQLSIPMMNFGFSPFSFDDFFTSPFTAANAGMSSPETMAKRPQSHSGGFLDQFGRNLTQMAKAGLIDPVIGRDKEIARVMEILNRRNKNNPVLIGEPGVGKTAIVEGLALKIAEGQVPEKLLNKEVYLLDVASLVANTGIRGQFEERMKRLIAELQERKNIILFIDEIHLLVGAGAAEGSMDAGNILKPALARGELQVVGATTLKEYRQIEKDAALERRFQPVIVHEPTVEEAIAILKGIQPKYEQFHHVRYTDEAIEACVKLSHRYIQDRFLPDKAIDLLDEAGSKANLRLGPTDEKQLQERLIQIAKEKEQAAKEENYELAAKLRAEELKLEKQLEQGVNQERPVVDAADIEQIIAEKTGIPVGKLQADEKEKMKHLEENLAKKVIGQAEAVKKVAKAIRRNRAGLKAKHRPIGSFLFVGPTGVGKTELAKTLAEELFGTKDAMIRLDMSEYMEKHSVSKLIGSPPGYVGFEEAGQLTEKVRRNPYSIILLDEIEKAHPDVQHIFLQILEDGRLTDSQGRTVSFKDTVIIATSNAGVTDKKITVGFEKQSGGASSVLDSLNAYFKPEFLNRFDAIIEFKPLEKAHLLQIVDLMLADVKAAMREQGIELEVTEAAKEKLAELGYHPAFGARPLRRVIQEHVEDNIADCLLDADQSVRAIRIDVKDNAIVAEIA; this comes from the coding sequence ATGCGCTGCCAAGCATGCCAACAACGTGAAGCAACGGTGTTTGTCAACTTGCAATGGAACGGTGAAAAACAACAACTTCACCTGTGCCATGAATGCTATGAAAAACAAAAACAACAATTGTCGATTCCGATGATGAACTTCGGCTTTTCGCCGTTTTCCTTTGATGACTTCTTTACTAGCCCGTTCACAGCCGCCAACGCGGGGATGAGCTCGCCAGAAACGATGGCGAAACGCCCGCAAAGCCATAGCGGCGGATTTTTGGATCAGTTTGGCCGCAACTTGACGCAAATGGCCAAAGCGGGCTTGATCGATCCGGTCATCGGCCGCGACAAAGAAATTGCGCGCGTCATGGAAATTTTAAACCGCCGCAACAAAAACAACCCGGTGTTGATCGGGGAGCCGGGCGTCGGGAAAACGGCCATCGTTGAAGGGCTGGCGCTGAAAATTGCCGAAGGGCAAGTGCCAGAAAAACTGTTGAACAAAGAAGTGTACTTGCTTGACGTCGCTTCGCTTGTTGCCAACACCGGCATCCGCGGCCAGTTTGAAGAGCGGATGAAACGGCTCATCGCCGAACTGCAAGAGCGGAAAAACATCATCTTGTTCATTGACGAAATCCATCTGCTCGTCGGTGCTGGAGCCGCTGAAGGCTCGATGGACGCGGGCAACATTTTAAAACCGGCGCTTGCCCGCGGCGAGCTGCAAGTCGTTGGGGCGACGACACTCAAAGAATACCGGCAAATTGAAAAAGACGCGGCTCTTGAGCGCCGCTTCCAACCGGTCATCGTCCACGAGCCGACCGTTGAGGAAGCGATCGCCATCTTAAAAGGCATTCAGCCAAAATATGAACAATTCCATCATGTCCGCTATACGGACGAGGCGATCGAAGCGTGCGTGAAATTGTCGCACCGCTACATTCAAGACCGCTTCCTCCCGGACAAGGCGATCGACTTGCTTGACGAGGCCGGCTCGAAAGCGAACTTGCGCCTCGGCCCGACCGATGAAAAGCAACTGCAAGAGCGATTGATCCAAATCGCGAAAGAAAAAGAACAAGCGGCGAAAGAGGAAAACTATGAACTGGCGGCGAAACTGCGCGCTGAAGAGCTGAAGCTCGAAAAACAACTCGAGCAAGGCGTCAACCAAGAACGCCCTGTCGTCGATGCCGCCGACATCGAACAAATCATCGCCGAGAAAACCGGCATCCCGGTCGGCAAACTGCAAGCCGATGAAAAAGAAAAAATGAAACATCTCGAAGAAAACTTGGCGAAAAAAGTGATCGGCCAAGCGGAAGCGGTGAAAAAAGTCGCCAAAGCGATCCGCCGCAACCGCGCCGGCTTGAAAGCGAAACACCGCCCGATCGGTTCGTTCTTGTTCGTCGGCCCGACCGGCGTCGGGAAAACGGAGCTCGCCAAAACGCTCGCTGAAGAGCTGTTTGGCACAAAAGACGCCATGATTCGCCTCGATATGAGCGAATACATGGAGAAACATTCGGTCTCGAAGCTGATCGGTTCGCCGCCGGGCTATGTCGGCTTTGAAGAAGCCGGACAGCTGACGGAAAAAGTGCGCCGCAATCCGTACAGCATCATCTTGCTCGACGAGATTGAAAAAGCGCACCCGGATGTACAGCACATCTTCCTGCAAATTTTGGAAGACGGCCGCTTAACCGACAGCCAAGGCCGCACCGTCAGCTTCAAAGACACGGTCATCATCGCGACAAGCAACGCTGGGGTGACCGACAAAAAAATCACCGTCGGCTTTGAAAAACAAAGCGGTGGCGCATCAAGCGTGCTCGACTCCTTGAACGCTTACTTCAAGCCGGAATTTTTGAACCGCTTCGACGCCATCATCGAGTTCAAGCCGCTTGAAAAAGCGCACTTGCTTCAAATCGTCGACTTGATGCTCGCCGACGTCAAAGCGGCGATGCGCGAACAAGGCATTGAACTCGAAGTGACGGAAGCGGCGAAAGAAAAACTGGCCGAACTCGGCTACCATCCGGCCTTCGGCGCCCGCCCGCTCCGCCGCGTCATCCAAGAGCATGTCGAAGACAACATCGCCGACTGCCTGCTTGACGCGGATCAATCGGTGCGTGCGATCCGTATCGATGTCAAGGACAATGCCATTGTGGCGGAAATCGCCTAA
- a CDS encoding ABC transporter permease has product MRVLAIVVRIIRQFFRDKRTLALMIVAPMFVLLLMDLVFNGEEYKPAIAVSEHVPEVVVDKLKEAGANVKELSAKQARKQLDDQDIDAWLDMSGSAPHLTLEGSDPTANQAVMAAVQKAFQSMAPKPPFQLKTTYWHGSSDMASFDYFGPVLIGFFVFFFVFLIAGVSFLRERTNGTLERLMATPLRRWEMVAGYMIGFGLFTTIQASLISWFAIDVLDMMMEGSFGYVLLITFLLAMTALALGMLLSAFANNELQMVQFIPLVVVPQVFFSGLFNLDTMEEWLRSLSVIMPLTYGADALRDIMVRGEGFGAIAVDVYVLLGFTLLFMLLNVVALKKYRKL; this is encoded by the coding sequence ATGAGAGTGTTGGCCATTGTCGTCCGCATCATCCGCCAGTTTTTCCGCGACAAGCGCACGCTGGCGCTCATGATTGTCGCGCCGATGTTCGTCTTGTTGTTAATGGATTTGGTGTTTAATGGCGAAGAATACAAACCAGCCATTGCCGTCAGCGAACACGTGCCTGAGGTGGTTGTTGACAAGTTGAAAGAAGCAGGAGCGAACGTGAAAGAGCTGTCAGCAAAACAAGCGCGAAAGCAGCTGGACGATCAAGACATTGACGCGTGGCTTGACATGAGCGGAAGCGCTCCGCACCTTACGCTGGAAGGAAGCGACCCGACGGCCAATCAGGCGGTGATGGCCGCGGTGCAAAAGGCGTTTCAGTCCATGGCGCCCAAGCCCCCGTTTCAGCTGAAAACAACGTATTGGCACGGATCAAGCGACATGGCGTCATTTGATTATTTCGGCCCCGTGCTGATCGGCTTTTTCGTCTTCTTTTTTGTCTTTTTGATTGCTGGAGTGTCATTTTTGCGCGAGCGGACGAACGGGACGCTCGAGCGGCTGATGGCGACGCCGCTCAGGCGCTGGGAAATGGTCGCCGGCTACATGATCGGGTTCGGATTGTTTACGACGATTCAGGCAAGCTTAATTTCATGGTTTGCCATTGATGTGCTCGACATGATGATGGAAGGTTCGTTCGGGTATGTGCTGCTCATTACGTTTTTGTTGGCGATGACGGCGCTTGCGCTTGGGATGCTGCTGTCGGCGTTCGCCAACAACGAGCTGCAAATGGTGCAGTTTATCCCGCTTGTCGTCGTGCCGCAAGTGTTTTTCTCCGGCTTGTTCAATCTTGACACGATGGAAGAATGGCTTCGCTCGCTGAGCGTCATCATGCCGCTCACCTACGGGGCGGATGCGCTGCGCGATATTATGGTGCGGGGAGAGGGCTTTGGCGCCATCGCCGTGGATGTGTACGTGCTGCTTGGCTTTACGTTGCTGTTTATGCTATTAAATGTAGTAGCGCTGAAAAAATACCGCAAGCTGTAA
- a CDS encoding methyl-accepting chemotaxis protein yields the protein MNKLTKRRRAKQALKKVTATAEALRRSIDRTRPLEEQLDRIRALLDEQLGHDEYFVLVDENGYGLVHTNRLREGRVFADPVGLAAARTNEPLLQVYERDTGEVLIDASCPLWTEPGGRRINLRMGRLMHRPYLQWALASIAIAPAAVGLAASIAGAPPVFAALCAAAVGLGLGAAWHRAIAAQLRHWYSVTRTVSSGQLRTEVKTTGKRDEFHQIAYEINKMILGIRTIINELGKAAKTVHDVSHEQQLEMRRLSESFDEIAAAVETFREGAKQQTTAVEQAGDVIGQMVERVQLMRAAVERVVRQAGDAWSSAAEGIRLIEETKTNMDAMQRGIGEMTALIDKAANEAARVHEMIAAIRTIAKQTNLLALNASIEAARAGEAGRGFSIVAEEVRKLAEDTNAFAAEIFASLDAMTNALKETVQAVQGSGLRVETTKDSLWKTGETFTSFQGMFAQLNDLLQQNEAYVNAITADGEQLGGLMEDVRTVAADFSNMVQETAAGLEQQTLALHQLAREADTLAAAARDLEKMIARFHS from the coding sequence ATGAACAAATTGACGAAACGGCGCCGGGCAAAACAGGCGTTAAAAAAAGTAACAGCAACGGCGGAAGCACTGCGGCGGTCCATCGACCGAACGCGCCCGCTTGAAGAGCAGCTCGACCGCATCCGCGCCTTGTTGGATGAACAGCTTGGCCATGATGAATATTTTGTTCTTGTCGATGAAAACGGATACGGACTCGTTCATACGAACCGCCTCCGCGAGGGAAGGGTGTTTGCCGACCCGGTCGGGCTGGCTGCCGCCCGCACGAACGAGCCGCTCTTGCAAGTGTACGAACGCGATACAGGCGAAGTGTTGATTGACGCCAGTTGCCCGCTTTGGACGGAGCCGGGCGGAAGGCGGATCAATTTGCGGATGGGGCGGCTCATGCACCGTCCGTATTTGCAATGGGCGTTGGCAAGCATCGCCATCGCGCCCGCAGCCGTTGGGCTGGCCGCTTCCATCGCAGGGGCGCCGCCCGTTTTTGCCGCGCTGTGCGCCGCTGCGGTTGGGCTTGGGCTTGGCGCCGCCTGGCATCGGGCCATTGCCGCCCAGCTTCGCCATTGGTACAGCGTCACCCGCACTGTCTCCTCGGGTCAATTGCGGACAGAAGTGAAAACGACGGGAAAACGGGATGAATTTCATCAAATCGCCTACGAAATCAACAAAATGATTCTCGGCATCCGCACGATCATCAATGAGCTTGGCAAAGCGGCCAAAACGGTGCATGATGTCAGCCATGAGCAACAATTGGAAATGCGCCGCCTCTCTGAATCGTTTGACGAAATCGCCGCTGCTGTTGAAACGTTCCGCGAAGGGGCGAAACAACAAACGACCGCTGTCGAACAAGCGGGTGACGTCATCGGGCAGATGGTGGAACGCGTGCAACTCATGCGGGCCGCCGTTGAACGCGTCGTACGGCAAGCGGGCGACGCTTGGTCGTCAGCAGCAGAAGGCATCCGCCTCATTGAGGAAACGAAAACAAACATGGACGCGATGCAGCGCGGCATCGGCGAAATGACTGCCCTCATCGACAAAGCAGCCAATGAAGCAGCGCGCGTTCATGAGATGATCGCCGCCATTCGCACGATCGCCAAACAAACGAACTTGCTCGCCCTAAACGCCTCGATCGAAGCGGCGCGGGCCGGTGAAGCGGGCCGCGGTTTTTCGATCGTCGCCGAAGAAGTCCGAAAGCTCGCTGAAGATACAAACGCGTTCGCCGCTGAAATTTTTGCTTCGCTCGACGCCATGACGAACGCGCTCAAAGAAACGGTGCAAGCTGTACAAGGAAGCGGCCTCCGCGTTGAAACAACGAAAGACTCTCTTTGGAAAACAGGGGAAACGTTCACATCGTTTCAAGGCATGTTCGCCCAACTGAACGACTTGCTTCAGCAAAACGAAGCGTATGTTAACGCCATCACCGCCGATGGCGAGCAGCTCGGCGGACTGATGGAAGACGTACGCACCGTCGCCGCCGATTTTTCAAACATGGTGCAAGAAACGGCGGCTGGACTTGAGCAACAAACGCTCGCCCTTCACCAGCTGGCTCGGGAAGCCGACACGTTGGCTGCAGCAGCGCGCGATTTAGAAAAAATGATCGCCCGCTTCCACTCATAA
- the mntA gene encoding type VII toxin-antitoxin system MntA family adenylyltransferase antitoxin, translating into METIIIQTLRPALHPFVIYLFGSAARGAMRPDSDVDIAFVSDGEPHDPYELFRLAGHLADKLGRDVDLVDLRQASTVFQAQVVSTGKAIDCRDERKRAEFEMKTLKMYVKLNEERAPVLKQITESGSIYEK; encoded by the coding sequence ATGGAGACGATCATCATTCAGACGCTCCGCCCGGCTCTTCACCCGTTCGTCATCTACCTGTTCGGTTCAGCCGCCCGTGGGGCGATGCGCCCGGACAGTGATGTCGATATCGCCTTTGTCAGCGACGGCGAACCGCATGATCCGTATGAGCTGTTTCGGCTCGCGGGGCATTTGGCTGACAAGTTAGGGCGAGATGTCGATCTTGTCGATTTGCGCCAAGCCAGCACCGTGTTTCAAGCGCAAGTCGTCTCGACGGGAAAAGCCATTGATTGCCGCGACGAGCGGAAACGGGCTGAGTTCGAAATGAAAACATTGAAAATGTATGTGAAACTAAACGAAGAGAGAGCACCGGTGTTAAAACAAATTACGGAAAGCGGGAGCATATATGAAAAGTGA
- a CDS encoding TetR/AcrR family transcriptional regulator gives MSEHPWIQELLQIGGKEGQFSEKQLKILEAAVEMFAEKGYAATSTSEIAKKAGVAEGTIFRHYKTKKDLLLAIVTPTLFQSVAPFLAKEFVREVFDNEYETYEQFLRAVFSNRYAFVKKYLPAIRVLWQELAFHSEIKQCFQRVFTEHVYPKFARIVRHFQEKGELAELPVDSVIRLTITSLAGFLAARFLLLPDHNWDDEAEMERTIHVLMNGLRR, from the coding sequence ATGAGTGAGCATCCATGGATTCAAGAGCTGCTGCAAATCGGCGGCAAGGAAGGGCAGTTCAGTGAAAAGCAGCTGAAAATTTTGGAAGCCGCAGTGGAAATGTTTGCCGAAAAAGGCTATGCGGCGACTTCCACGAGTGAAATCGCCAAAAAGGCCGGGGTGGCGGAAGGCACGATCTTCCGCCACTATAAGACGAAAAAAGACTTATTGTTGGCGATCGTCACGCCGACATTGTTTCAGTCCGTCGCCCCGTTTTTGGCGAAAGAGTTTGTCCGTGAAGTGTTTGACAACGAATATGAGACGTACGAACAGTTTTTGCGCGCGGTGTTTTCCAATCGCTACGCCTTTGTGAAAAAGTATTTGCCAGCGATTCGTGTGCTTTGGCAGGAGCTCGCCTTTCATTCCGAGATTAAACAGTGCTTTCAACGCGTGTTTACAGAGCACGTGTATCCAAAATTCGCCCGCATTGTCCGCCATTTTCAAGAGAAAGGGGAGTTGGCCGAGCTGCCGGTTGATTCGGTCATCCGCTTGACGATCACATCGCTCGCCGGCTTTTTGGCCGCCCGCTTTCTCCTTTTGCCTGACCACAATTGGGACGATGAGGCGGAAATGGAGCGGACGATTCACGTGTTGATGAACGGTCTGCGGCGCTAA